The DNA segment TTTATTCAAGAAAATCAAGAAGCTCAAGGGATAATTCCTTGCTATACTGGCTATCATCCGCATTTGCTTCCTTTGGAGAATGTGTATGCGGCATGCAAGGTATATAAGAATAGTTATGAGGTATATAAAGTCATTGAAAAATATGATTCTCAAAATAAATTTGAAGAATACTATTCTTCAGGGATATATTATTTTAGAACTTTAAAATTAGCTGTAGATGCAATTTGTAAACAAATAGAAGCTAAAGATATGATTTCTGGAGAATATTATGTTTCTATAACTAATAATTATTTAAAAAATGTTTTGTGCTATCCATTTGTAGAAAAATTTTATCAATTTGGTACTCCAAAAGATTTTGAATATGCAAAATCTAAATTAAATAATCAAGATTTTGATAATGAGTATATAAAAATAGATAATGTTGTGATTTTGGCAGCTGGAAGGGGTGAAAGATTTATTAATCTCAATTTTGATCAGCCAAAACCATTTTTACCACTAGGCAATTCGTTTTTGGTAGAAAAAATTATTAAAACCTTAAAAAATATTAAGGGTAAAATTAGATGTATCGGAGCTGAAGATCATAAAAAGTATTGGAATAGTGTTAATGAAGAAGTTGTGTATGTTAAGCCAAATAAGATTGGTGCAGCATATTCTTATAAAGAATCGTGTGGTGATTTAAAAGGTGATGTACTTATTCTTCCATGTGATTTAATAGCTAAGCACATAGATAATAATTTTAAAATGTTACAAGAGAAATCTGAAATTATTATTTTTGTTACCCAAGCTTCTAAATATAATTATGATAATCCTGATTATTTTACTTGGATAATTGGAGAACATGGTGTAGTAGAAAAAATATCGGTAAAATATAGACTAGATGATAGTAACTTAGTTATGATAGGTAGTTTTTACTTTAAGCAAAATTTAATATTGATGGAGGCGATAGAAAAAATATTTAAAGATAATATTTGTACTAATGGAGAATTTTTTATAGATAATGTTTTTGAATTATTAATTAACTCTTATAATATTTGTTATGTTGTTGTTGATAATTATTTTTCTTATGGAACACCAGATGAATATTTAGAAAATAAATATTGGTTTGATATTTAAAAGGAGTGGACAGTATGTTAGATTATATAGTTCGTAAAAAGTGTGCTGTAGGATGTAGTGAAAAATTGGAGATTTTATCTAAAGTTAAGTTTCCAGTGTTTTGTGGATGTGTACTAGATGATAGAGAATTGGACTTAATTGCCGAAGAAGAGGTTGTGATATCGCAAGATGGTGTGGTGCAATTAAAGAAATTGATTCCTCTAGAAATCTTGTATGCCAGTGGACATGATTCAGGGGCTACAGGATTGATATGGAATCAACATCATGAAGAATTTTCAAAATTTATTTTGAATTTTGAGCCTAAGAATGTTTTAGAAATTGGCGGAGGTCATGGAAAACTTGCCAAGCATTGTCTGGAAAATTCTGATATTAATTGGACTATAATGGAACCTAATCCAACGCATAAAAACCCAAAAGTACAATATATAGAGTCTTTTTTTAATGCTACTGATTTAAAACATGGAGTGTATGATACGATCATTCATTCTCATACTCTTGAACATATTTATGATCCTCATAATTTTTTAAGTGAGATTTGTACATTACTAAATGGGGGGGGGTATATGATATTTTCCATCCCTAATTTGAAAGAATATTTAAAAAATAAGTGGATTAATTGCATTAGTTTTGAACATAGCATATTAATGACAGAAAAAATTGTTGAATTCTTATTACTCAAAAATAAATTTAAGATAAAATACAAAAAATATTTTTTAAAACATAGTATATTTTATTGTGTAGAGAAAGATCAGAATATAAGCTCCAATGGAGTATATTTATATAATGAATATAAAGAAAATAAACGGATGTTTTTAAGTATGAAGCAATATTATCAAAATAAAATATCTGAATTAAATGTAATATTTCAACAAAATGCTAATAAAACTATGTATCTATTTGGTGCACATACCTTTAGTCAATATTTAATATACAATGGTTTATATATAAAAAATATAAAAAATATACTAGATAATAATAAAAATAAATGGAATAAGAGATTGTATGGTACTGAATTATTTGTAAAAGATCCTCAAATAATAAAAAATGATAATAATGTTTTAGTGATTTTAAATTGTGGTATTTATAATGATGAAATTGAAATTGATATCTTAAAAATATGTAATTGTGAAATAATTAAAATTTAATTTTTTTGAAAATAAAGAGAGTGGCGTTATGAAAAAAATAGAAGAATTTCTAGATAGACTTAAAGGTGGAGAAAGTAATTTTGCTCGAAAGTCTTATGAGGTTGATAAATATGATTGTGAAATATCAAATATTGTCAAACAGTTCCATACAGATGCAATATTACAAATTATATGTAATTTTTGGAATAAGCAGCAAGCTAAGAATTATTTTGAAGTGAACCACCCAATCTATAACAATATTTTAACCAAGGCAGTGTTTTCTATAACTAATGGAGAGGGAAATTATATTTTTTTTATAGATCAAACAAATATGTATCCTTGGGTAATGTTTCAAGCTGGTGATATTTTTAATAAAATTATAGTGGATAATATTATATATGAGATTTCTTATGAATGGAGGGATATTAACTATGATATTTTTTTAAATCTTACATCAGATAAATTATTATATAGAGATATAGATTTTGGTTTTGTTTTACCTAATACCTATTCTTTATGGCATTTTTTTTATGAACATTTGATATGTCTGTACATGTTTAGTGTAGTAAAACCTTTAAAAACATCGTCATGTTTTTTTATTCCCAAATGTTTTTCTCAAACGGATAATGATGATATGGTTTTCTTTATGCCAAATTTTGTCAAACATATGATATTTAGCCTAAAGTCTCAACGCATAAAAAGTATATTTTCATATTATACTAATGTTATGTATGTAGAATCAACATCAAGATTAAAAAATGAAAATAAAGATAATTATGATTTAATTATATGGTTTGCTTTAGTTAATAGAAAAAATGAAGGGAAAATTTGGATTGAGCAAATTGATGCTTGTGTTAATATAATAAATGAATTAAAAAAGAAATTTAAAAATATTAAAGTTTATATAGATGGAATTAAAATTAATGAAAATAATAAAAATAATTACTTTTTAGAAAAATATATTGATATAGCACAGACTTATTTTAATGAAATATATTTTAATGTTCATGGTGTAAAATTAATATCTGTAAATAATATTACCGTTAGAGATGCTATTAATTTTTGTTCCGAAGTTGATGTGGCAATTGTGGAATATGGCTCTTCGAGTATTATACCAACTATGATATGTAGAAAACCATCTGTTTTGTTTGGTTTAAATCTATATCGTGAGTATTATGATCAATATGCACATTATGTAGATACTTTAGTAGAAACTGTAGATTTGAATTGCGTTGTAAGCGAGAAAAGCATTAATCATTCTTATTATGATGATTATCATATATCTTGGCAACATGTTTTTAATAAAGTTATTATTTTAATTAATAAAATTAAACATACACGTATTGATGCTCTTGCTGTTCCTTCTGTCAGTTTGCTTGTTGAGCAATATAAATTACAACAAGAGCATAATATAGTATTTTCTATGGAAAGTGTAGTATTATATAAACAACTAAAAAAAATAGAAAGTAAAATTGAATTTCATTCTAAAGAGTATTTTAGAAATAAAATGTGTGATACAATAAATACAGCAAAATCTCGCATTCAAAATCAACTTGCTTATAAATTAGGTCAAGCTATGATAGTAAATTCTAAATCTTTCTTAGGTTATATAAGAATGCCTTTTGTATTATCTTATATAAAAGATAAACACAAACAAGAACAAAAAATCTATCAAGAAAAAATTAAAAAAGATCTTTCTTTAAAATTACCTTTTTTAGAACAATATCCTGATTATCAAGAAGCTTTAAAAGAAAAAGAATGTTTTACTTATAAACTAGGACAAGCTCTTATACAAGCTAATAAAACTTGGTACAAAGGCGGATATATCAAATTGTGGTTTGAAATTAGGAACTTAAAAAAAGAATTTAGAAAAATAAAATAACTTTTTATCATAAATAATAAATTCAGACTAATTTAAATGGGGGGGGGTATAATCCTCTCTTTAATTTACTAAAAAGGCTAAAAATAAATGCAAAATTCAGCAATATTAAGAATTAAAAACCAACTAGCTTATCGCTTAGGTTCTACTATGATAGAACATAGAGCTAATGGGGGGGGGTATTTAAGCTTAATATATAAATTATATAAAATAAAAAAAGAATACACTAAAGAACAAAAAATATATAAACAAACTATAAAATTATTTCCTCAACTTACTTATCCAAGATTAGAAACTTGTTGTGATTATAATGAAAGTATAAAATATAAATTTCATCTTTCTTATATGCTAGGGATTGTTTTAATTAATGCTGATAAAAATAAATTTAAAGGTGGATATTTTACTTTATTTAAAGATATAAAAAAAGCTAAAAAAGATTATAAAAATATAAATTCTATCTTGAAAGAATTTAATATTATCTCATCTTGCGTGTATGAAGTAATAGCAAATAATAAAGATAAATTTATAAACAATTTTGAAAAAATCAAAGAAGTCTTACATACTCACAAAGATTATCAAGCTATTATAGATAATATCTTTCATAATTTTGATTATTTTTTAAATAATTTTGAATTAATAAAAGAATGGTTATTATCAGATGATTTTTATCAAAAATATAAAAAAGAAAATCATCCTTATCCATCATTATTAGATCCTAAAAAACTTAATGATGAAAATGAACAAATAAATTATCATAATATCCCTGCTGAACTTGCATGGGAGATGAATTTACCTTTACCGGATAATTATGAATTTGTGTGGTTGGGAGGTCATGGAACAGGCACTGAAGCATTAAAGGTTTTTTTGCCAGTTAAAATTCCGGATAATTTTTTTAATTATGAGACAGGAATACAGCGTTATAAATACGCATTAACACTGCTATTGGAAAATTCTAATGAAAAAAAAACAATAAGGATTAAAGACTATAATTTTTATGACTTCGAAAAATTTTGTAAATTGATTCAGAAAAAAGTAAATTTTATTTTTCAAGTAAGAGATTATTTTGAAATTTTTACTTGCTATGTTAACCATCGTACAAAAAGTAAGAGTGCTATTTATGAGTTTAATATTCAGGATGATTTAAATAAAGTATTTGATCGTTTCTATTATTTTTCGAGTGGCAAAAATAAACCTTTGGAATTATCTTTAGAAAATTTTTTATCATGGCCCATAATGCATAAAAATATGGGTTTTAGAACTTGTATCATGGAATACTCTATTTTGCAGGCATTTAATAATATATTAAATGTGTATTATATAGATATGAAAGATATTATAGGACGAAATACAAAAGATACTATTAAAAAAATATGCAATATTTGTAATTTATCTTATAAAAATGATTTTAATTATGATAGAAATATTATTGGAGATCTTTTGGTATTTTTTCCTTTATGCTTAACTTTAGATTTATTAATTGATAATTCTAGAATTAAAATATTATTGATTAGTTTTGATGAGGAATTTGATTCAAATTTATACAAGGATATTTGTAGTATAATATTCTCAGAATCAGGAGAGAAATTATATCGCATATTGATTGAAAAAAAATATTATAAAAATATAATAGAAGAATGTCAAATTGAATATTTAAAATTATTTTTTAAAAAATTTGACATACAATTAAAAGATACGATAGAGCATCATA comes from the Campylobacter insulaenigrae NCTC 12927 genome and includes:
- a CDS encoding sugar phosphate nucleotidyltransferase, producing MNVIIPATGIGRRFKEAGYKDLKPFVQVKKNKVILDYVLECFDTQKDVFYFIVQESEKNKFEYFIQSRNIDAKVIIYKGEKLGPAGSLYGVMSQLQNILNEEVIISYCDFGQKWNYKDFLKFIQENQEAQGIIPCYTGYHPHLLPLENVYAACKVYKNSYEVYKVIEKYDSQNKFEEYYSSGIYYFRTLKLAVDAICKQIEAKDMISGEYYVSITNNYLKNVLCYPFVEKFYQFGTPKDFEYAKSKLNNQDFDNEYIKIDNVVILAAGRGERFINLNFDQPKPFLPLGNSFLVEKIIKTLKNIKGKIRCIGAEDHKKYWNSVNEEVVYVKPNKIGAAYSYKESCGDLKGDVLILPCDLIAKHIDNNFKMLQEKSEIIIFVTQASKYNYDNPDYFTWIIGEHGVVEKISVKYRLDDSNLVMIGSFYFKQNLILMEAIEKIFKDNICTNGEFFIDNVFELLINSYNICYVVVDNYFSYGTPDEYLENKYWFDI
- a CDS encoding class I SAM-dependent methyltransferase codes for the protein MLDYIVRKKCAVGCSEKLEILSKVKFPVFCGCVLDDRELDLIAEEEVVISQDGVVQLKKLIPLEILYASGHDSGATGLIWNQHHEEFSKFILNFEPKNVLEIGGGHGKLAKHCLENSDINWTIMEPNPTHKNPKVQYIESFFNATDLKHGVYDTIIHSHTLEHIYDPHNFLSEICTLLNGGGYMIFSIPNLKEYLKNKWINCISFEHSILMTEKIVEFLLLKNKFKIKYKKYFLKHSIFYCVEKDQNISSNGVYLYNEYKENKRMFLSMKQYYQNKISELNVIFQQNANKTMYLFGAHTFSQYLIYNGLYIKNIKNILDNNKNKWNKRLYGTELFVKDPQIIKNDNNVLVILNCGIYNDEIEIDILKICNCEIIKI
- a CDS encoding putative glycosyltransferase, whose product is MQNSAILRIKNQLAYRLGSTMIEHRANGGGYLSLIYKLYKIKKEYTKEQKIYKQTIKLFPQLTYPRLETCCDYNESIKYKFHLSYMLGIVLINADKNKFKGGYFTLFKDIKKAKKDYKNINSILKEFNIISSCVYEVIANNKDKFINNFEKIKEVLHTHKDYQAIIDNIFHNFDYFLNNFELIKEWLLSDDFYQKYKKENHPYPSLLDPKKLNDENEQINYHNIPAELAWEMNLPLPDNYEFVWLGGHGTGTEALKVFLPVKIPDNFFNYETGIQRYKYALTLLLENSNEKKTIRIKDYNFYDFEKFCKLIQKKVNFIFQVRDYFEIFTCYVNHRTKSKSAIYEFNIQDDLNKVFDRFYYFSSGKNKPLELSLENFLSWPIMHKNMGFRTCIMEYSILQAFNNILNVYYIDMKDIIGRNTKDTIKKICNICNLSYKNDFNYDRNIIGDLLVFFPLCLTLDLLIDNSRIKILLISFDEEFDSNLYKDICSIIFSESGEKLYRILIEKKYYKNIIEECQIEYLKLFFKKFDIQLKDTIEHHKKIRVKPEDYLKVYREDKERRIKLQEMMQYELQNIKQHRPDIVASWKYYQEFEKMCEELDGKKDSLKENISNN